A single genomic interval of Halorubrum aethiopicum harbors:
- a CDS encoding BKACE family enzyme — protein MTYDEYLDGKPVVITAALTGGVHGKEAHPDLPETPTEIAEAAAACERAGASILHLHARRENGERAFSTERFQEVTDAVREATDDVVIQHSTGGTAASNDLRHEPLRTDPAPEMASLDMGPLNRYDRLTSENTRELVSSLHDEMRERNIKPELEVFNDGHLNESLAVLEEFEEPPYLNFLFGGGTTSPPHPRNLVNRVEGLPERVEFNVIGLGRHQLPMTTQSLLLGGHVRVGLEDNRYYERGELATNEDLVARAARIAAELGRPVATPAETRELLGLRGR, from the coding sequence ATGACCTACGACGAGTACCTCGACGGGAAGCCGGTCGTGATCACCGCGGCGCTCACCGGCGGCGTCCACGGGAAGGAGGCGCACCCGGACCTCCCTGAGACGCCGACCGAGATCGCCGAGGCCGCGGCGGCCTGCGAGCGAGCGGGCGCGAGCATCCTCCACCTCCACGCGCGCCGCGAGAACGGCGAGCGCGCGTTCTCGACCGAGCGGTTCCAGGAGGTGACCGACGCGGTGCGCGAGGCGACCGACGACGTCGTGATCCAGCACTCGACGGGCGGCACCGCCGCGTCGAACGACCTCAGACACGAGCCGCTCCGGACCGACCCCGCCCCGGAGATGGCGTCGCTCGACATGGGGCCGCTCAACCGCTACGACCGGCTCACCTCCGAGAACACCCGAGAGCTCGTCTCGTCGCTCCACGACGAGATGCGCGAGCGGAACATCAAACCCGAACTCGAGGTGTTCAACGACGGCCACCTCAACGAGTCGCTCGCGGTCCTCGAGGAGTTCGAGGAGCCGCCGTACCTCAACTTCCTCTTCGGCGGCGGCACCACGTCGCCGCCGCACCCGCGGAACCTCGTCAACCGCGTCGAGGGGTTGCCCGAGCGCGTCGAGTTCAACGTGATCGGCCTCGGCCGCCACCAGCTTCCGATGACGACGCAGTCGCTGCTTCTCGGCGGCCACGTCCGGGTCGGGCTGGAGGACAACCGCTACTACGAGCGGGGCGAACTCGCCACCAACGAGGATCTCGTCGCGCGGGCGGCCCGGATCGCGGCGGAGCTGGGTCGGCCGGTGGCGACCCCCGCGGAGACGCGGGAGCTGCTGGGATTGCGGGGACGGTAG
- the purL gene encoding phosphoribosylformylglycinamidine synthase subunit PurL — protein MSLSEPDHELVVAELGREPTAAEAALFENLWSEHCAYRSSRPLLSAFDSEGDQVVVGPGDDAAVLALPTPEAADAPAGERDADDYGDTYVTFGIESHNHPSYVDPFDGAATGVGGIVRDTMSMGAYPIALLDSLYFGDFGSEESRYLFEGVVEGISHYGNCIGVPTVGGSVAFHDGYEGNPLVNVACVGVTDADRLVTATAEEPGNKLVLVGNATGRDGLGGASFASEDLAEDAETEDRPAVQVGDPYAEKRLIECNEALVDEDLVVAARDLGAAGLGGASSELVAKGGLGAAIDLGAVHQREPNMNALEILLAESQERMCYEVAPDDVDRVRALAERFDLGCSVIGEVTDGDYVCTFDGETVVDVDAEFLADGAPMNDLPSTEPAEPERDLPEPDLGDAFEAVVSDPNAASKRWVYRQYDHEVGTRTAMKPGDDAAILAMRETAAGATPDDPEPVEDGAGAADGTDDATGVGLALSSGANPRWTSVAPYDGARAVALENATNLAAKGAVPLAAVDCLNGGNPEKPDVYGGFEAIVDGLADACAALDAPVVGGNVSLYNDSVEGPIPPTPTLAVLGTRAGYDAPPARLDGDAAGDSELLVVGHAGDGLGGSAYLAAAGGSDRFPTLPEEPAAVVSSLAAVARHEATLASHDASDGGLAVALAELVDDDAGADVSLPDRAAAFEETPGRIVVQTTDPDAVADLAGDLPVFRLGEVTTDGTLSLSVGEESIAVDADAVRELRGVIDRELA, from the coding sequence ATGAGTCTGTCCGAGCCGGACCACGAGCTCGTCGTCGCGGAGCTCGGCCGGGAGCCGACGGCGGCCGAGGCCGCGCTGTTCGAGAACCTCTGGAGCGAGCACTGCGCGTACCGCTCCTCGCGGCCCCTGCTGTCGGCGTTCGACAGCGAGGGCGACCAGGTCGTCGTCGGCCCCGGCGACGACGCCGCCGTGCTCGCGCTGCCGACCCCCGAGGCGGCCGACGCACCGGCCGGAGAGCGCGACGCCGACGACTACGGCGATACCTACGTCACGTTCGGGATCGAGAGCCACAACCACCCCTCCTACGTCGACCCGTTCGACGGCGCGGCCACCGGCGTCGGCGGCATCGTCCGCGACACGATGAGCATGGGCGCGTACCCGATCGCCCTGCTCGACTCGCTGTACTTCGGCGACTTCGGGAGCGAGGAGTCGCGGTACCTCTTCGAGGGCGTCGTCGAGGGGATCTCCCACTACGGCAACTGTATCGGCGTCCCCACGGTCGGCGGCAGCGTCGCCTTCCACGACGGCTACGAGGGGAACCCGCTCGTCAACGTCGCCTGCGTCGGCGTCACCGACGCGGACCGGCTCGTCACCGCGACCGCAGAGGAGCCGGGCAACAAGCTGGTGCTCGTCGGCAACGCGACCGGCCGCGACGGGCTGGGCGGGGCCTCCTTCGCGAGCGAGGACCTCGCCGAGGACGCCGAGACCGAGGACCGCCCCGCGGTCCAGGTCGGCGACCCCTACGCCGAGAAGCGGCTGATCGAGTGTAACGAGGCGCTGGTCGACGAGGACCTCGTCGTCGCCGCGCGCGACCTCGGCGCGGCCGGCCTCGGCGGGGCCTCCTCCGAACTCGTCGCGAAGGGCGGGCTCGGCGCGGCGATCGACCTCGGGGCGGTCCACCAGCGCGAGCCGAACATGAACGCCTTAGAGATCCTGCTCGCGGAGAGCCAGGAGCGGATGTGTTACGAGGTCGCCCCCGACGACGTCGACCGCGTGCGCGCGCTCGCAGAGCGGTTCGACCTCGGCTGTTCGGTCATCGGCGAGGTGACCGACGGCGACTACGTCTGTACGTTCGACGGCGAGACCGTCGTCGACGTCGACGCCGAGTTCCTCGCGGACGGCGCGCCCATGAACGACCTCCCGTCGACGGAGCCGGCCGAGCCGGAGCGCGACCTGCCCGAGCCCGACCTCGGGGACGCCTTCGAGGCGGTCGTCTCGGACCCCAACGCCGCCAGCAAGCGCTGGGTGTACCGCCAGTACGACCACGAGGTCGGGACGCGGACCGCGATGAAGCCCGGCGACGACGCCGCGATCCTCGCGATGCGCGAGACGGCCGCGGGCGCGACTCCGGACGACCCGGAGCCCGTCGAGGACGGGGCCGGCGCGGCCGACGGTACCGACGACGCGACCGGCGTCGGGCTGGCGCTCTCCTCGGGCGCGAACCCCCGCTGGACGAGCGTCGCGCCCTACGACGGGGCGCGCGCGGTCGCGCTGGAGAACGCGACGAACCTCGCGGCGAAGGGCGCGGTCCCGCTCGCCGCCGTCGACTGCCTCAACGGCGGCAACCCGGAGAAGCCGGACGTGTACGGCGGCTTCGAGGCGATCGTCGACGGGCTGGCGGACGCGTGTGCCGCCCTCGACGCGCCGGTCGTCGGCGGCAACGTCTCGCTGTACAACGACAGCGTCGAGGGGCCGATCCCGCCGACGCCGACGCTCGCGGTGCTCGGCACGCGCGCGGGCTACGACGCCCCGCCGGCCCGGCTCGACGGCGACGCCGCGGGCGACTCCGAACTCCTCGTCGTCGGCCACGCGGGCGACGGGCTCGGCGGCTCGGCGTACCTCGCGGCGGCCGGCGGGTCGGACCGGTTCCCGACGCTGCCCGAGGAGCCGGCGGCCGTCGTCTCGTCGCTCGCGGCGGTCGCGCGCCACGAGGCCACCCTCGCGAGCCACGACGCCAGCGACGGCGGGCTCGCGGTCGCGCTCGCGGAGCTCGTCGACGACGACGCGGGCGCGGACGTGTCGCTGCCGGACCGCGCGGCGGCCTTCGAGGAGACGCCGGGCCGGATCGTCGTCCAGACGACCGACCCCGACGCGGTCGCCGATCTGGCCGGCGACCTCCCCGTCTTCCGGCTCGGGGAGGTGACAACGGACGGCACGCTGTCGCTGTCGGTCGGCGAGGAGTCGATCGCGGTCGACGCCGACGCGGTTCGGGAGCTCCGCGGCGTGATCGACCGCGAGCTGGCCTGA
- a CDS encoding ABC transporter ATP-binding protein, with the protein MAHSQGTDSRQATDRAGGASTASAGTDRSAAEAPSDGSDPGDGADPVLTLSDVSKEFGPERAVDEVSLEVRSGELLTFLGPSGCGKTTTLRMIAGLEEPTTGSIALAGETVAEADAGRAFVEPERRDVGIVFQNFALFPHLTVRENIAFGLEADGAEADARVDELLDLVEMTEHGGKTPDQLSGGQKQRVALARSLAPEPDVLLLDEPFSNLDVRLRVEMREEVRRILKAAGVTAVSVTHDQEEALSISDRVAVMNDGSIEQVGRPETVFERPESKFVASFLGRASFLEGSLREGQVETGVGRFNAATLEGYDTTYDGAPVDVLVRPDDLRATPADEDVADGVVVSRQYVGPSFIYRVELDSGEAVHCLHNHVEEFELDQPVSIDLIADHPLAWYPR; encoded by the coding sequence ATGGCTCACTCACAAGGGACGGACTCACGACAGGCGACGGATCGCGCGGGCGGCGCGTCGACCGCCTCGGCAGGGACGGACCGGTCCGCCGCGGAGGCCCCGTCGGACGGGTCGGACCCCGGCGACGGGGCAGATCCCGTGTTGACGCTCTCGGACGTCTCGAAGGAGTTCGGCCCCGAGCGCGCCGTCGACGAGGTCTCCCTCGAGGTCCGCTCGGGGGAACTGCTCACCTTCCTCGGTCCCTCGGGCTGCGGGAAGACCACCACCCTCCGGATGATCGCGGGCCTCGAGGAGCCGACGACGGGGTCGATCGCGCTCGCCGGCGAGACGGTCGCGGAGGCGGACGCCGGACGGGCGTTCGTCGAGCCCGAGCGCCGCGACGTGGGGATCGTCTTCCAGAACTTCGCGCTCTTCCCGCACCTCACGGTGCGCGAGAACATCGCGTTCGGGCTGGAAGCGGACGGGGCGGAGGCCGACGCCCGCGTCGACGAGCTGCTCGACCTCGTCGAGATGACCGAACACGGCGGGAAGACGCCCGACCAGCTCTCCGGCGGGCAGAAACAGCGCGTCGCGCTGGCGCGGTCGCTCGCGCCCGAGCCCGACGTCCTCCTCCTCGACGAGCCCTTCTCGAACCTCGACGTGCGCCTGCGCGTCGAGATGCGCGAGGAGGTCCGCCGCATCCTGAAGGCGGCGGGCGTCACCGCCGTCTCCGTCACCCACGACCAGGAGGAGGCGCTCTCCATCTCCGACCGCGTCGCCGTGATGAACGACGGCTCCATCGAGCAGGTGGGCCGCCCCGAGACCGTCTTCGAGCGGCCCGAGTCGAAGTTCGTCGCCTCCTTCCTCGGCCGGGCCTCCTTCCTCGAGGGGAGCCTCCGGGAGGGACAGGTCGAGACCGGCGTCGGCCGGTTCAACGCCGCCACGCTGGAGGGGTATGACACCACCTACGACGGCGCGCCCGTCGACGTGCTCGTCCGCCCCGACGACCTGCGGGCGACGCCCGCCGACGAGGACGTCGCCGACGGCGTCGTCGTCTCCAGACAGTACGTCGGTCCCTCGTTCATCTACCGGGTCGAACTCGACTCCGGCGAGGCGGTCCACTGTCTCCACAACCACGTCGAGGAGTTCGAGCTCGACCAGCCGGTGAGCATCGACCTCATCGCCGACCACCCGCTGGCGTGGTATCCGCGGTAG
- a CDS encoding DUF7550 family protein gives MDDHSHEPDPEKRVTAPMQEFGGREVGIGAAVTLVGLLLAYVLPALLI, from the coding sequence ATGGACGACCACTCCCACGAACCCGACCCGGAGAAGCGCGTGACCGCCCCGATGCAGGAGTTCGGGGGCCGCGAGGTCGGCATCGGCGCGGCCGTCACCCTCGTCGGACTCCTCCTCGCGTACGTGCTGCCGGCGCTGCTGATCTAG
- a CDS encoding DUF3368 domain-containing protein: MSWVFDATPLIYLAKAERIAVVETLSEPRLVPEPVYREVVTEGIDAGYDDARRIEQAVERGQFEIVETDFDDSMIATRLDRHSGLSDADIAVLACADARDGIAVMDEAAGRSAAEVEGVETRGTAYVVLSVVKRGDLSAEEGRETIDAMIERGWYIAPDLYTKIVRRLESFESNSTHS; this comes from the coding sequence GTGAGTTGGGTCTTCGACGCGACCCCGCTGATCTACCTCGCGAAAGCGGAACGGATCGCGGTCGTCGAGACCCTTTCGGAACCCCGACTCGTCCCTGAGCCGGTGTACCGCGAGGTCGTGACCGAGGGGATCGACGCGGGCTACGACGACGCGCGCCGGATCGAGCAGGCGGTCGAGAGGGGACAGTTCGAGATCGTCGAGACCGACTTCGACGACTCCATGATCGCGACGCGATTGGATCGACACTCGGGTTTAAGCGACGCCGACATCGCGGTGCTGGCGTGTGCCGACGCGCGCGACGGCATCGCGGTGATGGACGAGGCGGCTGGTCGCTCGGCCGCGGAAGTCGAGGGCGTCGAGACGCGCGGCACCGCGTACGTCGTCCTCTCGGTGGTGAAGCGAGGGGATCTGTCCGCCGAGGAGGGTCGCGAGACGATCGACGCGATGATCGAACGCGGGTGGTACATCGCTCCGGATCTATACACGAAGATCGTCAGGAGGCTGGAATCCTTCGAATCGAATTCCACCCACAGCTGA
- a CDS encoding UPF0175 family protein, with translation MPTISTRVPEDLEAELEAYLESERLDRSTAVRKLLSEGLEEWRRERALDRFTDGEVSLTRAAELADLSVWEFARLVEGADIAWVSGDQLEADLEDL, from the coding sequence ATGCCCACCATCTCCACGCGGGTCCCCGAAGACCTCGAAGCCGAACTCGAGGCGTACCTCGAGTCCGAACGTCTCGACCGGAGCACGGCGGTCAGGAAACTCCTCTCGGAGGGGCTCGAGGAGTGGCGTAGAGAGCGCGCGCTCGACCGATTCACCGACGGCGAGGTCTCACTCACCAGGGCCGCCGAACTCGCGGACCTGTCGGTCTGGGAGTTCGCACGACTGGTCGAGGGGGCCGACATCGCGTGGGTCTCGGGTGACCAGCTCGAAGCCGACCTCGAGGACCTGTGA
- a CDS encoding ribbon-helix-helix domain-containing protein, with the protein MLEAGTNDVDSDDPETTTINVRVTERQLAEIDAVWKEEGYTSRSEFLRHAIRDATEHPGASRGMLASIAAEEYAMRKGEHDSISREDVLEMIDDGE; encoded by the coding sequence ATGTTAGAAGCGGGTACGAACGACGTCGATTCCGACGACCCCGAGACTACGACGATCAACGTTCGGGTCACCGAGCGGCAGTTGGCGGAGATCGACGCGGTCTGGAAGGAGGAAGGCTACACCTCCCGAAGCGAGTTCCTCCGCCACGCGATCCGGGACGCGACGGAACATCCCGGTGCGTCACGCGGCATGCTGGCGAGCATCGCCGCCGAGGAGTATGCGATGCGGAAAGGGGAGCACGACTCCATTTCCCGTGAAGACGTTCTCGAGATGATCGATGACGGAGAGTGA
- a CDS encoding type II toxin-antitoxin system RelE family toxin: MTESDDWTWEFRPPAARAFEGLDPAIQRRIVSKLDEIVTDEWREPPAYVEPLSGVLYSQIRSVTSVWKLR; this comes from the coding sequence ATGACGGAGAGTGACGACTGGACGTGGGAGTTTCGCCCGCCCGCCGCTCGGGCGTTTGAGGGGCTCGATCCGGCGATCCAGCGGCGCATCGTCTCGAAACTCGACGAGATCGTGACGGACGAGTGGCGGGAGCCGCCGGCGTACGTCGAACCGTTGTCGGGCGTTCTGTACAGCCAGATCCGATCGGTGACTTCCGTTTGGAAGCTGCGGTAG
- a CDS encoding DUF7344 domain-containing protein → MASAQQIDGGPSDVGVDISDDELYDVLANQRRRFAVHLLKREEETMEIGDMAEQIAAWENDVDMAEITGSDRKRVYTALQQSHLPKMDRAGVVDFNKDRGVVEPTVALQNIDLYMDVVEGKEIPWSEYYIGLSGVALALVAAVWVGAWPFTLLPPLAWTLAIVVAFMFSAIAHKYYTAEMKVGELEEPPELQ, encoded by the coding sequence ATGGCGTCGGCACAGCAGATCGACGGGGGGCCCTCTGACGTCGGAGTCGACATCTCCGACGACGAGCTGTACGACGTGCTCGCGAACCAGCGACGACGGTTCGCGGTGCATCTGTTGAAACGAGAGGAGGAGACGATGGAGATCGGCGACATGGCCGAGCAGATCGCGGCCTGGGAGAACGACGTCGACATGGCGGAGATCACGGGCAGCGACCGCAAGCGCGTGTACACCGCGCTCCAGCAGTCACACCTCCCGAAGATGGATCGCGCCGGCGTCGTCGATTTCAACAAGGACCGCGGGGTGGTCGAGCCCACGGTCGCGCTCCAGAACATCGATCTGTACATGGACGTGGTCGAGGGGAAGGAGATCCCCTGGAGCGAGTACTACATCGGGTTATCGGGGGTCGCGCTCGCGCTCGTGGCCGCGGTGTGGGTGGGCGCGTGGCCCTTTACTCTGCTCCCGCCGCTCGCGTGGACCCTCGCGATCGTGGTCGCGTTCATGTTCTCCGCGATCGCGCACAAGTACTACACCGCGGAGATGAAGGTCGGGGAACTCGAGGAGCCGCCGGAGCTTCAGTGA
- a CDS encoding DUF1102 domain-containing protein, with translation MPTARRTAILAVLLVAAGSLAFATGAAVLDGEADTLADDRVAIQPADGPNGKYAYLNEDDEITVDVSPTNPNLSADFEGVNVGSTGRIDDVFRITYTADETADVWIEHAGENLTFVTDDGPIENASNAVTLGPNGSVSVGLRFDTRGAEAGTYLSGDEFAIHANVTDPETAENAAFSAESDGDSSGPRILVADAGPSARELEASDVDPGDTLRFETGGMAIDRANLTLDRLDLHGVTTRTVRMSADGTPDPLPEAGPLETPQDPVPLGYLALEYDFDPTDVEEMAIRFSIDRDALGDTDPENVVVFRRSDDGGWEPRETAVLDEETVEVSGLSEDRVHFVARTTEFSTFAVAAHTDRIGVRNAAIAESALEAGDETTVTATVENAGGAAGERTLTLTADGGASDGEALGSETVSLAPGESTTVAFPVGFDEDGAYDLAVDGTSAGTLLVGDGTGSSDGTTQAATDGGPQPDADGGSQADADGGSQPDADDGSASPAADEPVEEPGGFGVLELAGLMGVLAVLLGWLAVIRRLPRS, from the coding sequence ATGCCAACCGCCCGCCGCACCGCGATCCTCGCCGTCCTCCTCGTAGCCGCGGGCTCGCTCGCGTTCGCGACGGGCGCGGCGGTCCTCGACGGCGAGGCCGACACTCTCGCCGACGACCGCGTGGCGATCCAGCCCGCCGACGGGCCCAACGGCAAGTACGCCTACCTGAACGAGGACGACGAGATCACGGTCGACGTCTCGCCGACGAACCCGAACCTCTCGGCCGACTTCGAGGGCGTCAACGTCGGCTCGACCGGACGGATCGACGACGTGTTCAGGATCACCTACACCGCGGACGAGACCGCGGACGTCTGGATCGAGCACGCGGGCGAGAACCTGACGTTCGTGACCGACGACGGTCCGATCGAGAACGCGTCGAACGCGGTCACCCTCGGTCCGAACGGGTCGGTCTCGGTCGGCCTCCGGTTCGACACCCGCGGCGCGGAGGCGGGCACGTACCTGAGCGGCGACGAGTTCGCGATCCACGCGAACGTCACGGATCCGGAGACGGCGGAGAACGCGGCCTTTTCCGCCGAGAGCGACGGCGACTCCTCCGGCCCGCGGATCCTCGTCGCGGACGCGGGCCCGTCGGCGCGCGAACTCGAGGCGAGCGACGTCGACCCCGGCGACACCCTCCGCTTCGAGACGGGCGGCATGGCGATCGACCGCGCGAACCTCACGCTCGACCGGCTCGACCTCCACGGCGTCACGACCCGGACCGTCCGCATGAGCGCCGACGGAACCCCCGACCCGCTGCCCGAGGCCGGCCCGCTCGAGACGCCGCAGGACCCGGTTCCGCTCGGCTACCTCGCGCTCGAGTACGACTTCGACCCCACGGATGTCGAGGAGATGGCCATCCGGTTCAGCATCGACCGGGACGCGCTCGGCGACACCGACCCCGAGAACGTGGTCGTCTTCCGTCGGAGCGACGACGGCGGCTGGGAGCCGCGCGAGACCGCCGTCCTCGACGAGGAGACCGTCGAGGTGAGCGGCCTCTCCGAGGATCGCGTCCACTTCGTCGCGCGCACGACGGAATTCTCGACGTTCGCGGTCGCGGCCCACACCGACCGGATCGGCGTCCGGAACGCCGCCATCGCCGAGTCGGCGCTCGAGGCCGGCGACGAGACGACCGTGACCGCGACCGTCGAGAACGCTGGCGGCGCGGCCGGCGAGCGCACCCTGACGCTCACCGCCGACGGCGGGGCGTCCGACGGCGAGGCGCTCGGCTCCGAGACCGTCTCGCTCGCGCCCGGCGAGTCGACGACGGTCGCCTTCCCGGTCGGCTTCGACGAGGACGGCGCGTACGACCTCGCGGTCGACGGAACCTCGGCCGGAACCCTCCTCGTCGGCGACGGGACCGGATCGAGCGACGGCACGACCCAGGCCGCCACGGACGGCGGGCCCCAGCCCGACGCGGACGGCGGGAGTCAGGCCGACGCTGACGGCGGGAGCCAGCCCGACGCGGACGACGGCTCGGCGTCGCCCGCGGCCGACGAGCCGGTCGAGGAGCCGGGCGGGTTCGGCGTGCTGGAGCTCGCGGGCCTGATGGGCGTGCTCGCGGTGCTCCTCGGGTGGCTGGCGGTGATCCGTCGGCTGCCGCGATCCTGA
- a CDS encoding signal peptidase I: MSPRRILSIGVQVAAVLVVLSLVVGQFLGQPVLLSFVETGSMQPTLDPGDGFVAIPAPVAGGIGVGDVVTFEAQEIQGGGLTTHRVVDETERGYITQGDNNPFTDQDGGEPVVQEADVVAKALTVGGSVVVIPHLGTVAMAFQSGLEGVQTWLAVTFGMRSLQGTQGLAYLLFGLSIVAYAADWLLTGRTRDRPERDRSRDDGTSVAFILAVLALVLMSTATAAMVVPGGTQEYGVVSAEFESENPTVIERGTSQELEYVVPNAGLVPVRTYVEPASPGVAVEPRRVAVGPRGEGSTTVTLTAPEETGYYRMYVVEHRYLAVLPPAVIDGLYRVHPWVPLVAINALLGGGILVTGLLLLRGEPARIRSRESRRKTPLHRRLLRKLY; the protein is encoded by the coding sequence ATGTCCCCTCGACGAATCCTCTCGATCGGCGTACAGGTCGCGGCGGTCCTCGTCGTCCTCTCGCTCGTCGTCGGACAGTTCCTGGGACAGCCCGTCCTCCTGAGCTTCGTCGAGACGGGGAGCATGCAGCCCACGCTCGACCCCGGCGACGGGTTCGTCGCCATCCCCGCGCCGGTCGCCGGCGGCATCGGTGTCGGCGACGTGGTCACCTTCGAGGCCCAGGAGATCCAGGGCGGCGGCTTGACCACCCACCGTGTCGTCGACGAGACCGAACGCGGCTACATCACGCAGGGCGACAACAACCCCTTCACCGACCAGGACGGCGGCGAGCCGGTCGTCCAGGAGGCGGACGTCGTCGCGAAGGCGCTCACCGTCGGCGGGAGCGTCGTGGTGATCCCCCACCTCGGGACGGTCGCCATGGCGTTCCAGTCGGGACTTGAGGGCGTCCAGACGTGGCTCGCCGTGACGTTCGGGATGCGGTCGCTCCAGGGGACCCAGGGGCTCGCGTATCTCCTCTTCGGGCTCTCTATCGTCGCGTACGCGGCCGACTGGCTGTTGACTGGGCGGACCCGAGACCGGCCGGAGCGCGACCGCTCCCGCGACGACGGCACCTCGGTGGCGTTCATCCTCGCCGTGCTCGCGCTCGTGTTGATGAGCACCGCGACCGCGGCGATGGTGGTTCCGGGCGGCACCCAGGAGTACGGCGTCGTCAGCGCGGAGTTCGAGTCCGAGAACCCGACCGTGATCGAGCGGGGGACGAGCCAGGAGCTGGAGTACGTCGTCCCGAACGCCGGACTCGTTCCCGTCCGGACCTACGTCGAACCCGCCAGCCCGGGCGTGGCGGTCGAGCCGCGACGGGTCGCGGTCGGCCCCCGCGGCGAGGGGTCGACCACGGTGACGCTCACCGCGCCCGAGGAGACCGGCTACTACCGGATGTACGTCGTCGAACACCGCTATCTGGCGGTGTTGCCGCCGGCGGTCATCGACGGCCTCTACCGGGTCCACCCGTGGGTCCCGCTCGTCGCGATCAACGCCCTGCTCGGGGGCGGCATCCTCGTCACCGGCCTCCTCCTGCTCCGCGGCGAGCCCGCGCGGATCCGGAGCCGCGAGTCGCGCCGGAAGACCCCGCTTCACCGACGCCTCCTCCGTAAACTCTACTGA
- a CDS encoding DUF5305 domain-containing protein → MSTSTGPDETRLRLRAFLDAQFTVLLAVCLLVAAAGGAVVYTTHVEPGTETQTRTVSSWTVETEYVHSAEVTEPSPVFSIGDELTNRETYFASVAPELDVAAETTYTADSAESVDVAIDSTLVVRNVGGEEGGIVYWEQREAVDSTTATDVEPGETVSAPFTLNSTAIDERVAAIEEELGASPGETETFVVTDVEVAGTLNGENVTYTRSVQFGISHEGATYTVSDPGVQSDSDEQQETVVVERTYGPLRGIGGPALLVVGLLGTASLGYVRYEGLLRVDDAEREYLSFRDDRSEFDEWITQVRLPPEAHDRPEAHAEDLRDLVDFAIDNDTGVVEDPNTGAFHAVSGEFVYTYRPPLAPAAGALDDDSAVTPPDDPSADGSDVTGSEDPNEEGTDDEGGTDEEGGLFTRPLLGGGSDGEGDPEDVDVDGDGDDERADDAADAEDRAGDDA, encoded by the coding sequence ATGAGCACGTCCACAGGACCCGACGAAACCCGGCTGCGGCTCAGAGCGTTCCTCGACGCACAGTTCACCGTCCTCCTCGCCGTCTGTCTCCTCGTCGCCGCGGCGGGCGGGGCCGTCGTCTACACGACCCACGTCGAGCCCGGCACGGAGACGCAGACCCGGACCGTCTCCTCGTGGACCGTCGAGACCGAGTACGTCCACAGCGCCGAGGTGACGGAGCCGAGCCCCGTGTTCTCGATCGGCGACGAGCTGACGAACCGCGAGACGTACTTCGCGAGCGTCGCCCCCGAGCTCGACGTCGCCGCCGAGACGACCTACACCGCCGACTCGGCCGAGTCCGTCGACGTCGCGATCGACTCGACGCTCGTCGTGCGCAACGTCGGCGGCGAGGAGGGCGGGATCGTCTACTGGGAGCAGCGCGAGGCGGTCGACTCGACGACCGCGACGGACGTCGAGCCGGGCGAGACCGTCTCCGCCCCGTTTACGCTCAACAGCACCGCGATCGACGAGCGCGTCGCGGCGATCGAGGAGGAGCTGGGCGCCTCCCCGGGCGAGACGGAAACGTTCGTCGTCACCGACGTCGAGGTGGCGGGCACGCTCAACGGCGAGAACGTCACGTACACCCGGTCGGTCCAGTTCGGGATCAGCCACGAGGGAGCCACCTACACCGTCTCCGATCCGGGCGTCCAGTCCGACAGCGACGAACAGCAGGAGACCGTGGTCGTCGAGCGGACCTACGGGCCCCTCCGGGGGATCGGCGGTCCGGCCCTCCTCGTCGTCGGCCTCCTCGGCACCGCCAGCCTCGGGTACGTCCGGTACGAGGGGCTCCTCCGGGTCGACGACGCGGAGCGGGAGTACCTCTCGTTCCGCGACGACCGCTCGGAGTTCGACGAGTGGATCACGCAGGTCCGACTCCCGCCCGAGGCGCACGACCGGCCGGAGGCGCACGCCGAGGACCTCCGCGACCTGGTCGACTTCGCCATCGACAACGACACCGGCGTCGTCGAGGACCCGAACACGGGCGCGTTCCACGCCGTCTCCGGCGAGTTCGTCTACACCTACCGGCCCCCGCTCGCGCCCGCCGCCGGGGCCCTCGACGACGACTCGGCGGTGACGCCTCCCGACGACCCGAGCGCGGACGGCTCCGACGTGACGGGGTCCGAGGACCCCAACGAGGAAGGCACCGACGACGAGGGCGGCACCGACGAGGAGGGGGGCCTGTTCACGCGGCCGCTCCTCGGCGGGGGCTCCGACGGCGAGGGCGATCCCGAGGACGTCGATGTCGACGGCGACGGCGACGATGAGCGTGCTGACGACGCGGCCGACGCGGAGGACCGCGCCGGCGACGACGCGTGA